In one Drosophila gunungcola strain Sukarami chromosome 2R unlocalized genomic scaffold, Dgunungcola_SK_2 000004F, whole genome shotgun sequence genomic region, the following are encoded:
- the LOC128253696 gene encoding LOW QUALITY PROTEIN: uncharacterized protein LOC128253696 (The sequence of the model RefSeq protein was modified relative to this genomic sequence to represent the inferred CDS: deleted 4 bases in 2 codons; substituted 1 base at 1 genomic stop codon), protein MSKKMWHKIFKSKAQKPPPLAKINKRHSRIVYEEYQQLNEKEQLNFSNEKENEHENKXNEKGPACGNGNGSINVFEQQPLQSSFNSLEFSEAQQQQQQQQQQQHQPKQQQQQLSTFSRVRNTFSIRRSSNNSNSKKLTNAKSTIHGTTDPEAEDPMQGGADEDPQPPKPLTSGSTNPVPEYAPEQDTQLTPCPCCSRTFITSALRKHIVICEKSSKKRKIFESFRQRRAGTALSTYVLPKNFGMPNAERTAGLPYPPTNSREATSTAVSAAAAAAPSEPVKSPAPVRRKSQTEMVRSTARASLRKAASTLSSTSASAEAPSTGPPAAPPTAAPLVRERSLAKRIKAPACDRCPHCDRSFNPKAFDRHVEWCKEKAILATMKSTNTQETSKAKERLEARKQYRPPNLKTKRSLARDKYSGNHEELLEAGEMAAAKPSMMSLSMTSSVHSDNNPQAQVARPRTASRGMTAITHNQVSLYTMSNDEDPPSSPPPPPRERRSKRKQQESCSEIDETMERLRRNAVAGEDALQLAKLDCVEAPVLQPSSRRKSARVSKREKEICLPNLPQVTMTFDELNGLIKRKGGTPICNLEMDEQEIAGLTSNQRPATSIVRQARRRIRTRENPNLELRAQQPPGSLISKDLQFASLDSSLVPLRMQRKVYSGSEEDSPRAEIQIKMEATTMRTVCRPTKRSAAQEVMSNSNSMRALPMSSSGLKQSLEAINQAMGQTVLPRLKLDYEPEADDGDNYTSDLNDEPEEEEKDLMSRAAKLIERARSDSNPGEQSEEDDEEEEEEEERRRRLKLPPLTKQNSNVSRRLVLLEQDENGTMYIKSAPSAKRRSTSGLLGDKYDPFLSAKRQLEELCSPSTPPPEEEVVTTSTTRTLTPLTTATTTPTATPSNAMTTSLTTKPAQSTQRTLPASNFRRTSSLRGPRRTPMLNSRPLFATNYRPTIQRGLSDEGPISTNFLKPEEFDEMPVRAACGNDFHSPRVVRRDQSASNRKQLLKLPVGIQSNEATPQTGRSVAKTDSLAVFLKYEHELEQLNAKAAEQAVANQLTSKEQKDKSNTLSKQNSAKSLGQSTPTTQLPPLTLTASVAKEPSYPPVATPLRLEPIGRPASALTPIKLESIFGPRRSDSGSGSAASDFIDPKLINACDNLHVNSGVSSDASSTPQQLSQQSTSRSSSQSTITHSHTHERRQSSGEARNLLKRKMRLGRNQFLYDASPEDAQDASSGCCSADDEANRSSMEYDEQCWQQQQKQLLANPLPLVMPMGHGAMPTFDDFDFEEFLSSFENENDDEQFPLFKDCREFLLNRSTSRQRSFQKAISTTQTTATQPTITPNYGQHQAKTTKDSHAHRSESNASSEEEKMEKQAAEDQRDQKREIFISIETEANAQGRSPISPESLRHMVGNAQTPIDVLHIENGDEPEHARFSKISDTEEAPDEPGDRASQLSAPSSRLAPSSSGSTLAPNVQLNNAKNMIQRMHSEYRQMGEEASASMRRMLIVGNGARSEDQEQHQQPSRDHRNPNPGGPLTPSPSADSDELSSLDGYPMSSSQDSRPGASSKLSSDSAYGSSNSPYSLSRQRSTELQPGTPRSLGLLRPHTASAKLPGLSMSDASTQAQTKYGTLKARQRLFAPECGSNNGNEDGADSSSSGSDNSLAAQPKQQQKQLQQTSNYNYQQQQQQQQQQAQSQSTYNTNNNNTTNNNNNLPMTPNTSQHSLMSNSSMSLSMKMSKFCHECGAKFIIEHAKFCMDCGVKRVVL, encoded by the exons ATGAGCAAGAAAATGTGGCATAAGATTTTCAAATCCAAGGCCCAGAAGCCGCCGCCTTTGGCCAAAATCAACAAGCGACATAGTCGCATAGTCTACGAGGAGTACCAGCAATTAAACGAAAAAGAGCAGCTAAATTTCAGCAACGAAAAGGAAAATGAgcatgaaaat aaatgaaatgaaaaaggCCCTGCCTGTGGAAATGGCAACGGCAGCATTAACGTTTTCGAGCAGCAGCCGCTGCAAAGTTCTTTCAACTCGTTGGAGTTTAGTGAggcgcaacagcagcagcagcagcagcagcagcagcaacatcagccaaagcaacagcagcaacagctgtCAACGTTTTCGCGCGTTCGCAACACATTTTCCATCAgacgcagcagcaacaacagcaacagcaaaaagcTAACCAATGCCAAGTCAA CAATCCACGGCACCACGGATCCCGAGGCGGAAGACCCGATGCAGGGGGGCGCGGATGAGGATCCGCAGCCCCCGAAGCCACTGACCTCCGGCTCTACCAATCCGGTGCCGGAGTACGCGCCCGAACAGGACACCCAGCTGACCCCGTGTCCGTGCTGCAGCCGCACCTTCATCACCAGTGCCCTGCGCAAGCACATCGTCATCTGCGAGAAGTCCTCCAAGAAGCGCAAAATCTTCGAATCGTTCCGCCAGCGCCGCGCTGGAACCGCCCTCTCCACGTACGTGCTGCCCAAGAACTTCGGCATGCCCAATGCAGAACGCACGGCGGGATTGCCTTATCCTCCGACCAACAGTCGCGAGGCCACGTCCACTGCAGtgagtgctgctgctgccgccgcacCTTCAGAG CCAGTAAAGTCGCCGGCGCCAGTGCGTCGAAAGTCGCAAACCGAAATGGTTCGTTCCACCGCCCGAGCCTCATTGCGCAAGGCGGCGTCCACACTCTCCTCCACATCCGCTTCCGCCGAGGCGCCATCCACTGGGCcacctgctgctcctccaACGGCTGCTCCCCTCGTGCGTGAACGATCGCTGGCCAAGCGGATCAAGGCGCCGGCCTGCGATCGTTGTCCCCACTGCGATCGGTCCTTCAACCCCAAGGCCTTCGACCGTCATGTGGAGTGGTGCAAGGAGAAGGCCATCCTGGCCACCATGAAGTCGACCAACACCCAGGAGACGAGCAAGGCGAAGGAACGCCTGGAGGCGAGGAAGCAGTACAGGCCTCCGAATCTCAA GACGAAGAGATCACTGGCCCGGGACAAGTACTCCGGAAACCACGAGGAGCTGCTGGAAGCGGGTGAAATGGCGGCCGCCAAGCCAAGTATGATGTCCCTTTCGATGACCTCGTCCGTGCACAGTGATAA CAATCCGCAAGCTCAAGTCGCAAGACCACGTACAGCAAGTCGTGGGATGACAGCGATCACCCACAACCAGGTGAGCCTTTACACGATGTCCAACGATGAGGATCCCCCATCctcaccgccgccgccgcccaggGAACGTCGCTCCAAGCGCAAACAGCAGGAATCCTGCAGCGAAATCGACGAGACAATGGAGCGACTGAGGCGTAACGCCGTCGCCGGTGAGGATGCCCTCCAGCTGGCCAAGCTGGATTGCGTGGAGGCGCCAGTGCTCCAGCCCAGCAGTCGCCGCAAGAGTGCAAGAGTGTCCAAACGGGAGAAGGAGATCTGTTTGCCGAATCTGCCACAAGTAACCATGACGTTCGATGAGCTCAATGGTCTGATCAAGCGCAAAG GCGGCACGCCCATTTGCAATCTAGAAATGGATGAGCAGGAGATCGCTGGTTTGACCTCCAACCAGCGCCCAGCCACATCGATAGTGCGCCAGGCGAGACGACGCATTCGCACCCGGGAGAATCCCAATCTGGAGCTACGAGCTCAGCAGCCGCCGGGTTCGCTGATCTCCAAGGACCTGCAGTTCGCCTCCCTGGACTCCAGTCTAGTGCCCCTGCGAATGCAACGTAAAGTCTACTCCGGATCGGAGGAGGACTCGCCAAGGGCGGAGATCCAGATCAAAATGGAGGCCACAACGATGCGCACGGTGTGCCGACCCACGAAGAGATCAGCAGCTCAGGAGGTGATGAGCAACTCGAATTCGATGCGTGCTCTGCCCATGAGCAGCAGCGGGCTGAAGCAGAGTTTGGAGGCCATTAACCAAGCGATGGGACAGACGGTGCTGCCAAGACTGAAGTTGGACTACGAACCGGAGGCAGATGATGGGGATAACTATACCAGTGACCTGAATGACGAGCCGGAGGAGGAAGAGAAGGACCTAATGAGTCGTGCGGCCAAGCTGATTGAACGAGCTCGTTCCGATTCCAATCCCGGTGAGCAAAGTGAGGAGGatgatgaggaggaggaggaggaggaggagagaAGGAGGCGG CTCAAACTACCTCCTTTGACCAAGCAAAACAGCAACGTGAGTCGCCGTTTGGTGCTCCTAGAGCAGGATGAGAATGGCACCATGTACATAAAGTCAGCGCCGAGTGCCAAGCGCCGTTCGACCAG CGGCCTCCTGGGGGATAAGTACGATCCCTTCCTCTCGGCCAAGCGACAGCTGGAGGAGCTCTGCTCGCCCAGCACGCCGCCGCccgaggaggaggtggtgaCTACCAGCACCACCAGAACATTGACACCTTTAACCACAGCCACAACCACACCGACAGCCACACCCAGTAACGCCATGACCACGTCATTGACCACCAAACCAGCACAAAGCACTCAGCGGACCCTGCCCGCGTCCAATTTCCGACGCACTTCGTCGCTGCGCGGACCCCGTCGCACGCCCATGCTCAACAGTCGTCCGCTGTTCGCCACCAACTATCGACCCACCATCCAGAGGGGTCTCTCCGACGAAGGTCCCATCTCCACGAACTTCTTGAAACCGGAGGAGTTCGATGAGATGCCAGTGAGGGCGGCCTGTGGCAATGATTTCCACAGTCCACGAGTGGTGCGTCGGGACCAGAGTGCCTCCAATCGCAAGCAGCTGCTTAAGTTGCCCGTTGGTATTCAGAGCAATGAAGCCACTCCCCAAACCGGACGTAGTGTGGCCAAGACAGACTCGCTGGCCGTCTTCCTAAAATACGAACACGAACTGGAGCAGCTGAATGCCAAGGCGGCGGAGCAGGCTGTGGCCAATCAGTTGACCAGCAAGGAGCAGAAGGACAAGAGCAACACGCTGAGCAAACAGAACTCGGCCAAGAGCCTGGGGCAGAGTACTCCGACGACCCAGTTGCCACCACTGACTTTGACCGCATCTGTAGCTAAGGAGCCGAGCTATCCGCCAGTGGCCACGCCTCTGCGTTTGGAGCCCATCGGCAGGCCAGCTTCAGCGCTGACACCCATCAAACTGGAGAGCATCTTTGGACCCAGGAGATCAGATTCAGGGTCAGGCTCGGCCGCCAGCGACTTTATAGATCCCAAGCTGATAAACGCCTGCGATAATCTGCATGTAAATAGTGGCGTATCCTCGGATGCCAGCTCCACGCCTCAGCAGTTGTCGCAGCAAAGCACGAGCCGCAGCAGCTCCCAGTCCACCATCACCCATAGCCACACGCACGAGAGAAGGCAATCCTCTGGGGAGGCCAGAAATCTCCTAAAGCGCAAGATGCGACTGGGACGCAACCAGTTCCTGTACGACGCCTCGCCCGAGGATGCGCAGGATGCCTCCTCGGGTTGCTGCTCGGCGGACGACGAGGCCAATCGCTCGTCCATGGAGTACGACGAGCAGTgctggcagcagcagcagaagcaactGCTGGCCAATCCCCTGCCACTGGTCATGCCCATGGGGCACGGCGCCATGCCCACCTTCGATGACTTTGACTTCGAGGAGTTCCTCTCCTCATTCGAGAACGAGAATGACGATGAGCAGTTCCCTCTGTTCAAGGACTGTCGCGAGTTCCTTCTGAATCGCTCGACGAGCAGGCAACGTTCGTTCCAGAAAGCGATTTCCACGACCCAGACGACAGCCACACAGCCTACAATTACCCCCAATTATGGTCAACACCAGGCCAAGACAACTAAAGACAGTCACGCCCACAGGTCGGAGTCCAATGCCAGCAGCGAGGAGGAGAAGATGGAGAAGCAGGCCGCCGAGGATCAGCGGGATCAGAAGCGGGAGATCTTCATCAGCATCGAGACGGAGGCCAATGCCCAGGGCCGCTCGCCCATTTCGCCCGAGTCGCTGCGCCACATGGTGGGCAACGCCCAGACGCCCATCGATGTGCTGCACATCGAGAACGGGGACGAGCCGGAGCACGCCAGGTTCAGCAAGATCAGCGACACGGAGGAGGCCCCAGATGAGCCCGGGGATCGGGCCAGTCAACTCTCAGCTCCCAGCTCCCGACTGGCCCCATCCTCGAGTGGCTCCACCCTGGCGCCCAATGTGCAGCTGAACAATGCCAAGAACATGATACAGCGCATGCACAGCGAGTACCGGCAGATGGGCGAAGAGGCCAGTGCCTCCATGCGACGCATGCTCATTGTGGGCAACGGCGCAAGGAGCGAGGATCAggagcagcatcagcagcctAGCCGGGATCACAGGAATCCCAATCCAGGGGGCCCATTGACGCCTTCGCCATCGGCCGACTCCGATGAACTGAGCAGCCTGGATGGCTATCCCATGTCCTCCTCGCAGGACTCGCGTCCCGGAGCCAGCTCCAAGCTGAGCTCGGATTCAGCATACGGCAG cagcaactcACCTTATAGCTTGTCGCGTCAGCGCTCCACCGAACTCCAGCCGGGTACGCCCCGATCCCTGGGACTCCTGCGCCCGCATACGGCCAGTGCCAAGTTGCCCGGCTTGTCCATGTCAGATGCCTCCACTCAGGCACAGACCAAGTACGGAACCCTCAAGGCTCGCCAGCGGCTCTTTGCCCCAGAATGTGGCAGCAATAATGGCAACGAAGATGGGGCCGATTCCTCCAGCAGTGGATCGGATAACTCCCTTGCCGCGCAGCCGAAACAACAGCagaagcagctgcagcagacCAGCAACTACAAttaccaacagcagcagcagcaacagcagcagcaggcccaATCCCAATCAACTtacaacaccaacaacaacaacaccaccaacaacaacaataatctACCGATGACACCCAACACATCGCAGCACTCCCTAATGAGCAATTCATCCATGAGCTTAAGTATGAAGATGTCGAAATTCTGCCACGAATGTGGTGCCAAGTTCATCATTGAGCACGCCAAGTTCTGCATGGATTGCGGAGTGAAGCGGGTTGTACTCTAG